A window from Dermacentor albipictus isolate Rhodes 1998 colony chromosome 10, USDA_Dalb.pri_finalv2, whole genome shotgun sequence encodes these proteins:
- the LOC135911486 gene encoding uncharacterized protein, whose amino-acid sequence MRVVVFVSLPFFALCTEHAFLKRRSLMSPENEYIRKEITDLCGKTMKLAATEMKSAVLLECNRLDESLRDCKWTVTTAVANQSVVVSYISHSLRTSLFSEICIDYVKVSHRNHSSVTVCGNMKNVEVHQNSVNFTLHLNPTWAMEMRGTAVSLYVTAGSLPSSMGKCANGSFFCATSGICIWEGFICDSVANCLDYDDEHWFYGSTCVMPMLALELIIFGLVLLFVTMLAFCALLRDIIKDYKLASVHMERDPMSKRDLMQAKRLEAAQFDLVGSDEVDRASSVTAALKPRGQSSAASSMGSPSPARGNVSFAGGGDKCPGEDTEPDRRSLSKCKRRFSVVTRLSHASLADD is encoded by the exons ATGAGAGTTGTTGTTTTCGTTAGCCTGCCTTTCTTCGCGCTCTGCACTGAACACGCTTTTTTGAAGCGCAGATCCCTCATGTCCCCAGAAAACGAATACATCAGAA AAGAGATTACGGATCTGTGTGGGAAGACCATGAAGCTGGCCGCTACCGAGATGAAGTCTGCAGTTCTGTTGGAATGCAACAGACTCGACGAGTCACTGCGAGATTGCAAGTGGACCGTGACCACCGCCGTGGCGAACCAGTCAGTCGTCGTCAGTTACATCTCTCACAGCCTTCGCACCAGCCTCTTTTCCGAGATATGCATCGACTATGTGAAG GTCAGCCATAGAAATCACTCGTCTGTCACGGTCTGCGGCAACATGAAGAACGTTGAGGTGCACCAGAACAGCGTGAACTTCACGCTTCACCTGAATCCTACTTGGGCGATGGAGATGAGGGGCACTGCTGTGTCACTCTACGTTACAGCTGGCTCTCTCCCCA GCTCCATGGGAAAATGCGCAAATGGCTCGTTCTTCTGCGCCACGTCCGGGATATGCATCTGGGAAGGCTTCATATGCGACAGCGTTGCCAACTGTCTGGACTACGACGACGAGCACTGGTTCTACGGAAGCACATGCG TAATGCCAATGCTGGCGCTCGAGCTCATCATCTTCGGTCTGGTGCTGCTTTTCGTGACCATGCTGGCGTTTTGCGCGCTTCTTCGGGACATCATTAAGGACTACAAGCTG GCCTCTGTGCACATGGAACGGGACCCCATGTCCAAGCGCGACCTCATGCAAGCCAAGCGACTCGAGGCGGCCCAATTCGACCTGGTGGGGTCAGACGAAGTGGACCGCGCGTCCTCTGTGACGGCAGCACTGAAACCCAGAGGTCAATCAAGCGCTGCCTCTTCGATGGGGTCGCCGAGTCCCGCTCGTGGCAACGTCAGCTTTGCCGGAGGCGGCGATAAGTGCCCGGGTGAAGACACCGAGCCCGACAGGCGCTCGCTGTCTAAGTGCAAGCGTAGATTCTCCGTTGTCACCAGGTTGTCGCATGCGTCTCTGGCCGATGATTAA